Proteins co-encoded in one Acidobacteriota bacterium genomic window:
- a CDS encoding 1-deoxy-D-xylulose-5-phosphate reductoisomerase — protein MTCTRKRIAILGSTGSIGCSALAVAEAYPDRIEVVGLAAGENAQRFAEQVRKFRPRAVAMATRAALDEARAAFAAGARLAVEAAGAEGLLAIATHPDVDIVLFASSGTAGLDAVLAAIEAGKTIALANKEVLVMAGAIVTGAARRRHVRILPVDSEHNAIHQCLHGRAQHEVERLILTASGGPFRTLGPDALERVTPEDALRHPTWRMGPKITIDSATLMNKGLEVIEAHWLFDMPGERIDVVVHPQSIVHSMVEFKDRSVIAQLGVTDMRLPIQYALSYPERWDGTLERLDLTRAGSLEFLPPDPRRFPCLPLAYRALRDGGALPIVLNAANEIAVEAFLAHRLPFTGIPRLIERAIEDAERRPSVDVKSLTDVREADRWARSRAEELLAAAGA, from the coding sequence GTGACGTGCACGCGCAAACGCATCGCCATTCTCGGCTCGACCGGATCGATCGGCTGCAGCGCGCTTGCCGTCGCGGAGGCCTACCCGGACCGCATCGAGGTCGTGGGACTCGCCGCGGGCGAAAACGCGCAGCGGTTCGCGGAGCAGGTGCGGAAGTTCCGGCCGCGTGCCGTGGCGATGGCGACGCGGGCGGCCCTGGACGAGGCGCGCGCGGCGTTCGCCGCCGGCGCGCGCCTCGCCGTCGAAGCGGCGGGCGCTGAAGGCCTCCTCGCGATCGCGACGCACCCCGACGTGGACATCGTGCTGTTCGCCTCCTCCGGCACCGCGGGGCTCGATGCCGTGCTCGCGGCCATCGAGGCGGGCAAGACCATCGCGCTGGCCAACAAGGAAGTCCTCGTCATGGCCGGCGCGATCGTGACAGGCGCGGCGCGCCGGCGGCACGTGCGCATCCTGCCGGTCGACAGCGAGCACAACGCGATCCACCAGTGCCTGCACGGGCGCGCGCAGCACGAGGTCGAGCGGCTCATTCTCACGGCGTCCGGCGGCCCCTTCCGCACGCTCGGGCCGGACGCGCTCGAGCGCGTGACCCCTGAAGACGCCCTGCGTCATCCGACGTGGCGCATGGGGCCGAAGATCACCATCGACTCTGCGACGTTGATGAACAAGGGGCTCGAGGTGATCGAAGCGCACTGGCTGTTCGACATGCCGGGCGAGCGGATCGACGTGGTCGTGCACCCGCAGTCGATCGTCCACTCGATGGTCGAGTTCAAGGACCGCTCCGTCATCGCGCAGCTCGGCGTGACCGACATGCGGCTGCCGATCCAGTACGCGCTCTCCTATCCGGAGCGCTGGGACGGCACGCTCGAGCGGCTCGACCTGACGCGCGCCGGCAGCCTCGAGTTTCTGCCGCCAGACCCGCGCAGGTTCCCGTGCCTGCCGCTCGCGTACCGTGCGTTGCGTGACGGCGGCGCGCTGCCCATCGTGCTCAACGCGGCCAACGAAATCGCCGTCGAGGCGTTCCTCGCGCATCGCCTGCCGTTCACCGGGATCCCGCGCCTCATCGAGCGGGCCATCGAAGATGCGGAACGCCGCCCGTCTGTCGACGTCAAATCACTGACCGACGTGCGCGAGGCCGACCGCTGGGCGCGCAGTCGGGCCGAAGAGCTGCTCGCCGCCGCCGGCGCCTGA
- a CDS encoding phosphatidate cytidylyltransferase: MLQRVLSALVLLPVVLGTIWFLPPVATLVLALVALVLAFFEYVTLAEQLGARVYWLVSLAATVAAAIAMVSPGAPLDVVLISALIVVGGLTVGAGVPDAARLRDATSSLFPVIYLGVPIGALVAVRASVSREAALLLIAALVLSDTAQYYAGRAFGRRPLAPTISPKKTIEGAFGGLVVGTAATVGFGLYWLPGVPPAALAMLGAALVELGIVGDLFESLLKRSAGVKDSSSLIPGHGGLLDRLDSWLFAAPVYYVFLRYAVLK, from the coding sequence ATGCTCCAGAGAGTCTTGAGCGCGCTCGTCCTCCTGCCCGTTGTCCTCGGCACGATCTGGTTCCTCCCGCCGGTGGCCACGCTCGTCCTCGCCCTGGTCGCGCTGGTCCTGGCCTTCTTCGAGTACGTGACGCTCGCCGAGCAGCTCGGCGCCCGTGTGTATTGGCTGGTCTCGCTGGCTGCGACCGTGGCGGCGGCGATCGCGATGGTCTCGCCCGGCGCGCCGCTCGATGTCGTCCTGATCTCCGCGCTGATTGTCGTCGGGGGCCTCACGGTCGGGGCGGGCGTGCCGGACGCCGCGCGGCTGCGCGACGCGACGTCCAGCCTGTTTCCGGTGATCTATCTCGGCGTGCCGATCGGGGCGCTCGTGGCGGTCCGCGCGTCGGTGAGCCGCGAGGCGGCGCTTCTGCTCATCGCCGCGCTCGTGCTCAGCGACACCGCGCAGTATTACGCCGGCCGCGCGTTTGGGCGCCGCCCCCTCGCACCCACGATCAGCCCGAAGAAGACCATCGAGGGGGCGTTCGGCGGGCTCGTCGTGGGCACCGCGGCGACGGTCGGCTTCGGCCTGTACTGGCTTCCCGGGGTTCCGCCCGCGGCCCTGGCGATGCTTGGCGCCGCGCTCGTCGAGCTCGGCATCGTGGGCGACCTGTTCGAGTCGCTGCTCAAGCGCAGCGCGGGAGTGAAGGACAGCTCGTCGCTGATTCCGGGGCATGGCGGCCTGCTCGATCGCCTCGACAGCTGGCTCTTCGCCGCGCCGGTGTACTACGTGTTCCTGCGCTACGCGGTGCTGAAGTGA
- a CDS encoding isoprenyl transferase produces the protein MGFQDILSVCPPGSAEESLVRQINFDQLPRHVAIIMDGNGRWAAQRHLPRVEGHRAGIDSVRDVVESSARIGVGVLTLYAFSVENWKRPATEVSTLMMLLKRYLRLELNTLLGNNIRFNVIGRPDELAADVRRELESGQTKTAGCTGMLFNIALNYGGRAEIVDALKRAIAQGLAPADIDETTIGHLLYTAGQPDPDLLIRTSGEMRVSNFLLWQIAYSEIWVTETLWPDFRKRHLLEAILAFQKRERRYGGIPQPAVAGR, from the coding sequence ATGGGGTTTCAAGACATCCTGTCGGTCTGTCCCCCCGGGTCCGCCGAGGAGTCGCTCGTCCGCCAGATCAACTTCGATCAGCTGCCGCGGCATGTCGCGATCATCATGGACGGCAACGGCCGGTGGGCGGCGCAGCGGCACCTGCCGCGCGTGGAAGGGCACCGCGCGGGGATCGACTCGGTGCGCGACGTCGTCGAGTCATCCGCGCGCATCGGCGTCGGCGTGCTGACGCTCTACGCGTTCTCGGTCGAGAACTGGAAGCGCCCCGCGACCGAGGTGTCCACGCTCATGATGCTGCTCAAGCGCTATCTGCGCCTCGAGCTGAACACGCTCCTGGGCAATAACATCCGCTTCAACGTCATCGGCCGCCCCGACGAGCTGGCGGCGGACGTGCGTCGCGAGCTCGAGAGCGGCCAGACAAAGACCGCGGGCTGTACCGGCATGCTGTTCAACATCGCGTTGAACTACGGCGGGCGCGCCGAGATCGTCGACGCGCTCAAGCGGGCGATTGCGCAGGGCCTGGCGCCCGCCGACATCGACGAGACGACGATTGGCCACCTGCTGTATACGGCGGGACAACCCGATCCCGACCTGCTCATCCGGACGAGCGGCGAGATGCGCGTGAGCAACTTCCTGCTCTGGCAGATTGCCTATTCCGAGATCTGGGTCACCGAGACCCTGTGGCCCGACTTCCGCAAGCGTCACCTCCTCGAGGCGATTCTCGCCTTCCAGAAGCGGGAGCGCCGCTACGGCGGGATCCCGCAGCCGGCCGTCGCGGGGCGCTGA
- the truA gene encoding tRNA pseudouridine(38-40) synthase TruA: MPERRNARLTLQYDGTGYVGWQRQARGVSIQALLEDALATLEGAPVTVTGAGRTDAGVHALAQVASVPLTVSLDDETLQRALNAKLPDDVRVVSVERAPDDFHARFSARAKTYEYRIVTGPFLSPFERRYAWHLPHLRDVAAMQAAAAALVGVHDFAAFQAAGGSVKTTEREITSLEVEFDDPHLSVVVTANGFLRHMVRTIVGTLAQVGARRAVPEWVAGVLESRDRSLAGPTAPALGLFLVSVDY; this comes from the coding sequence GTGCCTGAGCGACGCAACGCCAGACTCACCCTTCAGTACGACGGCACGGGCTACGTCGGCTGGCAGCGGCAGGCGCGCGGCGTGTCGATCCAGGCCCTTCTCGAAGACGCGCTCGCGACGCTTGAAGGCGCGCCGGTCACCGTCACGGGCGCCGGGCGCACCGACGCCGGCGTCCACGCCCTTGCGCAGGTCGCGAGCGTCCCGCTCACCGTGTCGCTCGACGATGAGACGCTGCAGCGGGCGCTCAACGCGAAACTGCCGGATGACGTGCGGGTGGTTTCCGTCGAGCGCGCGCCGGACGATTTTCACGCGCGTTTCAGCGCCCGCGCGAAGACCTACGAGTACCGCATCGTGACCGGGCCGTTCCTGTCTCCATTCGAACGGCGCTACGCGTGGCACCTGCCGCACCTGCGGGACGTCGCGGCGATGCAGGCGGCAGCCGCCGCGCTCGTCGGCGTCCACGACTTCGCCGCGTTCCAGGCGGCCGGTGGTTCCGTCAAGACGACGGAGCGGGAAATCACCTCGCTCGAGGTGGAGTTCGACGACCCGCACCTGTCGGTCGTCGTCACCGCGAACGGGTTTCTCAGGCACATGGTCCGCACGATCGTCGGGACGCTGGCCCAGGTCGGCGCGAGGCGCGCCGTGCCGGAGTGGGTCGCGGGCGTGCTCGAGTCGCGGGATCGGTCGCTCGCCGGGCCGACGGCACCGGCCCTGGGACTGTTCCTCGTTTCCGTGGACTATTGA
- a CDS encoding orotate phosphoribosyltransferase, with product MHRNDVLDLFRRSGALLEGHFRLSSGLHSGGYLQCALVLQDPRDAETLGRALAGKVRGLNVEVVLSPAMGGLIIGHEVARALGARAIFAERVEGRLTLRRGFALKPGERVLVVEDVLTTGLSTRETIDVARAAGADVVGAAAIINRSESHGLDVGFAALADYPLPAHQPGACPLCAEGKPVVKPGSRGA from the coding sequence ATGCACCGAAACGACGTCCTTGATCTCTTCCGCCGGTCGGGCGCGCTGCTCGAAGGGCACTTCAGGCTCTCGTCCGGATTGCACAGCGGCGGCTACCTGCAATGCGCGCTGGTGCTGCAGGATCCGCGCGACGCCGAGACGCTCGGCCGCGCGCTGGCCGGGAAGGTTCGTGGGCTGAACGTCGAGGTCGTGCTGTCGCCGGCCATGGGCGGCCTCATCATCGGCCACGAGGTGGCCCGCGCGCTCGGCGCGCGCGCGATCTTCGCCGAGCGCGTCGAGGGACGGCTCACCCTCCGGCGCGGCTTCGCGTTGAAGCCGGGCGAGCGCGTGCTCGTCGTCGAGGACGTGCTGACCACCGGCCTGTCCACCCGCGAGACGATTGACGTCGCGCGCGCCGCGGGCGCGGATGTGGTCGGCGCTGCCGCGATCATCAACCGCAGCGAGTCGCACGGGCTTGACGTCGGTTTTGCCGCGCTGGCCGACTACCCGCTGCCGGCCCACCAGCCCGGCGCATGCCCCCTGTGCGCGGAAGGGAAGCCCGTCGTCAAGCCGGGGTCGCGCGGTGCCTGA
- a CDS encoding ATP-binding protein, which translates to MREIPKDQVVRRIQAENPWWRAPHTINPAWDEMRRRDYLELLFPLITNLSVRRAVLLMGPRRVGKTVLLHHTVQELIRDGVEPNRICYVSVDHPLYNGCGLGDLLALCREAAAISSGGSPAYVFFDEVQYLRDWEVHLKTLVDTEPHIRFVASGSAAAALKLKSNESGAGRFTDFLLPPLTFCEYIGLLDKTNLLTAPDKSGPQGSAFFGTDDIEALNTEFVKYLNFGGYPEVIFSPDIQDDLARFIKSDIIDKVLLRDLPSLYGIQDIQELNSLFTTLAFNTANEVSLEGLSRNSGVAKNTLKRYIEYLEAAFLIRTVHRIDRRGRRFQRANFFKVYLTNPSIRSALFSPLNDTDDAFGDLAETGAFSQWFHADVRTTLRYARWPKGEVDIVCLNDEQRPAWAVEVKWTDRFVDKPHELNNLFEFSAANGQSKVLVTSKSRSRVVVSNGIEVKFIPVSLYCYTVGYNIIRGRQSRNLATIGSDLEKLHSPTVLPPEPATGMS; encoded by the coding sequence GTGCGGGAAATTCCGAAAGACCAAGTCGTCCGGAGGATTCAAGCGGAGAACCCTTGGTGGCGCGCGCCCCACACGATCAACCCAGCATGGGATGAAATGCGGCGCCGTGACTATCTTGAACTCCTGTTTCCTCTAATAACGAATCTTTCGGTGCGGCGTGCCGTGCTTCTCATGGGGCCGCGACGTGTTGGCAAGACCGTCTTGCTGCACCATACAGTCCAAGAGCTCATTCGGGACGGAGTCGAGCCCAACCGAATCTGTTATGTCTCAGTCGATCACCCGCTTTACAACGGGTGCGGCCTAGGTGACTTACTTGCGCTTTGCAGGGAAGCCGCGGCGATTTCATCGGGCGGGTCTCCTGCGTACGTATTCTTCGACGAGGTTCAGTACCTACGCGACTGGGAAGTGCACTTGAAGACGCTCGTCGACACCGAACCCCACATTCGATTCGTCGCATCCGGATCGGCTGCTGCGGCGCTGAAGTTGAAGAGTAACGAGTCGGGAGCCGGCCGTTTTACCGACTTTTTGTTGCCACCCCTCACTTTCTGCGAGTACATCGGCCTTCTGGACAAAACGAATCTCTTGACCGCTCCTGACAAGAGCGGCCCTCAAGGGTCGGCCTTTTTCGGTACGGACGACATCGAGGCGCTCAATACCGAGTTCGTTAAGTACCTGAACTTCGGCGGGTATCCGGAAGTCATCTTCTCGCCAGACATCCAAGACGACCTCGCTCGGTTCATCAAGAGTGACATCATCGACAAAGTCCTGCTGCGAGATCTTCCGAGCCTTTATGGAATCCAAGACATTCAAGAACTGAACTCACTGTTCACGACCCTTGCCTTCAACACGGCAAATGAAGTGTCTTTGGAAGGCTTATCAAGAAATTCGGGAGTAGCAAAGAACACGCTGAAACGATATATCGAGTATCTAGAGGCTGCATTCCTCATCCGCACGGTGCACCGTATCGATCGTCGCGGCAGACGATTTCAGCGCGCCAACTTCTTCAAGGTATACCTGACCAATCCATCAATCCGCAGTGCACTTTTTTCGCCGCTGAATGACACCGATGACGCGTTCGGTGATCTCGCGGAGACCGGCGCTTTTTCGCAATGGTTTCATGCTGACGTGAGAACAACGTTACGATACGCGCGCTGGCCAAAAGGCGAAGTCGACATCGTTTGCCTTAACGATGAACAGAGGCCGGCGTGGGCCGTTGAAGTCAAATGGACTGACAGATTCGTTGACAAGCCGCACGAACTGAACAACCTATTCGAATTCTCCGCGGCGAACGGACAGAGCAAGGTGCTCGTCACCTCGAAATCCCGATCACGAGTGGTTGTCAGCAACGGCATAGAAGTTAAGTTCATTCCGGTGAGCCTTTACTGCTACACAGTTGGCTACAACATAATCCGCGGGAGGCAGTCTCGGAATCTCGCGACTATTGGCTCGGACCTGGAGAAACTTCACAGCCCGACGGTGCTTCCGCCGGAGCCAGCGACCGGGATGTCATGA
- a CDS encoding S9 family peptidase, whose product MSHRRFPSRASGLALLFCSLATVAGAQVEPAAKTAPLRLTVDSIMRGPDLVGHPPTGLRWSGDSKRLYFEWRRPGEDEAGTWMVGADGTQLTPLTEDARRSAPPAAGGRWDRAHRRVLFVDRGDIVLVDSVSGTRRQITRTSDGEASPRWARNDTHVTFTRGGNLFIVPAAAAGDAPQLLVQLTDVAVRKPEPRLTDSQKYLREEEKKLLEHVREAAEKKQRDETKERRDALPKLDLKDGQAAVDLLLSPDDRHVFVLVSERAQGAKTSDVPGYITESSYPEMIPGRSNVGDAQDELLLAVLDLGTGKSVWVEATFAAPRPVRWTMPVFSRDGKDAVASARAGDNKDRWLVTIDPATGKARVVEHTHDEAWVRDGGTPAQFLEDGKRVYFLSERDGWMHLYTVDVTAADPRPTQITEGNFEIDEVQLSADGRTFYVTSTEHHPAERHLYAVPVDGGARARITSMTGSNEAEVSPDGAALGLVHSYATKPPEVFIMPNRAGAAARQVTTTPTAEWRAFRWIDPQIVTFPARDGARVYARLYRPEMIGARPDPAKPGVVFVHGAGYLQNAHKYWSTYHREYMFHNLLASRGYVVLDVDYRASRGYGRDWRTAIYRHMGGKDLDDVVDGARYLAATQGVNPRRIGVYGGSYGGFITLMAMFTTPDVFAAGAALRPVTDWAHYNHGYTSNILNVPHGDQEAYRRSSPIYFAEGLKGALLICHGMVDTNVFFQDSVRLAQRLIELRKENWELAAYPVENHSFTEATSWADEYRRILKLFEANLRQRGRAWRGTAAR is encoded by the coding sequence ATGTCTCACCGCCGCTTTCCCTCTCGTGCATCAGGACTTGCGCTGCTGTTTTGTTCGCTCGCGACTGTCGCCGGCGCGCAGGTCGAACCCGCCGCAAAGACCGCGCCGCTTCGGCTCACCGTGGACAGCATCATGCGAGGACCGGACCTGGTGGGCCATCCGCCCACCGGGCTCCGCTGGTCGGGCGATTCGAAGCGGCTGTACTTCGAATGGCGCCGCCCTGGAGAAGACGAAGCCGGCACGTGGATGGTTGGGGCCGACGGAACCCAGCTCACGCCGCTGACCGAGGACGCGCGCCGCTCGGCACCGCCGGCCGCAGGCGGCCGCTGGGATCGGGCGCACCGGCGCGTCCTCTTCGTCGACCGCGGCGACATCGTCCTGGTGGACAGCGTGTCCGGGACACGCCGGCAGATCACCCGGACGTCGGACGGCGAGGCGAGCCCGCGGTGGGCCCGGAACGACACGCACGTGACGTTCACGCGTGGCGGCAACCTGTTCATCGTGCCGGCCGCTGCCGCCGGTGACGCCCCGCAACTCCTGGTGCAGCTCACCGACGTTGCCGTCAGGAAGCCCGAGCCGCGCCTGACCGACAGCCAGAAGTATCTCCGGGAGGAAGAGAAGAAGCTGTTGGAACATGTCCGCGAGGCGGCAGAGAAGAAGCAGCGCGACGAGACGAAGGAGCGGCGGGATGCGCTGCCGAAGCTCGATCTGAAGGACGGGCAGGCCGCCGTCGATCTGCTCCTTTCACCGGATGACCGGCACGTCTTCGTGCTCGTGTCGGAACGGGCACAGGGAGCGAAAACGTCGGATGTGCCCGGCTACATCACCGAGTCCTCGTACCCCGAGATGATCCCCGGGCGGTCGAACGTGGGCGATGCGCAGGACGAGCTCCTGCTTGCGGTGCTCGACCTCGGGACCGGCAAGAGCGTGTGGGTCGAGGCGACGTTCGCCGCGCCACGCCCGGTCCGCTGGACGATGCCCGTTTTTTCGAGAGACGGGAAAGACGCCGTGGCGTCGGCGCGCGCCGGCGACAACAAGGACCGCTGGCTCGTCACGATCGATCCTGCCACCGGTAAGGCCCGCGTCGTCGAGCACACGCACGATGAGGCGTGGGTGCGTGATGGGGGCACGCCAGCGCAGTTCCTCGAGGATGGAAAGCGCGTGTACTTCCTGTCGGAGCGCGATGGATGGATGCACCTCTACACCGTCGATGTGACGGCGGCGGACCCGCGTCCCACGCAGATCACGGAAGGGAATTTCGAGATCGACGAGGTTCAGCTGTCGGCTGACGGCCGCACGTTCTACGTGACCTCGACGGAGCATCATCCCGCCGAGCGCCACCTCTACGCCGTGCCTGTTGACGGGGGTGCGCGGGCGCGCATCACGTCGATGACCGGCTCGAACGAGGCGGAAGTCTCGCCCGACGGCGCCGCGCTCGGTCTCGTCCACTCGTACGCCACGAAGCCGCCGGAGGTATTCATCATGCCGAACCGCGCCGGCGCGGCGGCGCGGCAGGTGACGACCACCCCCACCGCGGAGTGGCGGGCGTTCAGATGGATCGATCCGCAGATCGTCACGTTCCCGGCACGCGACGGCGCCCGTGTGTACGCCAGGCTCTATCGTCCCGAGATGATTGGCGCCCGGCCCGATCCGGCAAAGCCGGGCGTCGTCTTCGTGCACGGCGCGGGCTACCTGCAGAACGCGCACAAGTACTGGTCCACCTACCACCGCGAGTACATGTTCCACAACCTGCTCGCCTCGCGCGGCTACGTGGTGCTGGACGTCGATTACCGCGCGAGCCGCGGCTACGGGCGCGACTGGCGCACCGCGATCTACCGCCACATGGGAGGCAAGGACCTCGATGACGTCGTGGACGGCGCACGATATCTTGCCGCCACGCAGGGCGTGAACCCGAGGCGCATCGGCGTCTACGGCGGAAGCTACGGCGGGTTCATCACCCTCATGGCGATGTTCACGACGCCGGACGTGTTCGCCGCGGGCGCCGCCCTGCGGCCCGTCACCGACTGGGCGCACTACAACCACGGCTACACGTCGAACATCCTCAACGTTCCTCACGGGGACCAGGAGGCGTACAGGCGCAGCTCGCCGATCTACTTTGCCGAGGGCCTGAAAGGCGCGCTGCTCATCTGCCACGGCATGGTCGATACCAACGTGTTCTTCCAGGACTCGGTGCGCCTCGCGCAGCGGCTGATCGAACTGCGGAAGGAAAACTGGGAGCTCGCGGCGTACCCGGTCGAGAACCACAGCTTCACCGAAGCCACGAGCTGGGCCGACGAGTACAGGCGGATCCTGAAGCTGTTCGAGGCGAACCTGCGGCAGCGCGGTCGCGCGTGGCGGGGCACCGCAGCGCGTTGA
- a CDS encoding TolC family protein encodes MPAQPAPQTGPVRRLSVEDAVAMALEQNLNLRAARLDPQIQDLSVAQARAAYAPNLFSTFATSSNESPSQSFLSGSEETITDDRFNSAFGVRQNLPWGGGNYQVSWAGSRRETTSFTSFNPQLASNVDAQLVQPLLRNFKIDSLRQQVLLSNKQREIADVQLRQSIAQITRNVRNSYWDLVSAVANHEVQTQSLELARESLRNNRTRVEVGTMAPIDIVEAEAEVARNEEAVIVSEAAIRSAEDQLRALVADPSRPDFWSMRLEPTDQPMMAPPRPIDVNAAVSNALQNRTDIIQTKKQLESADINIRFYNNQRLPDLNLEASYGLTGLGGTQLEFGQGGFPPPVIGQTNRSFGSVLSDVFRNQFPSWTLGVTIGYPIGRSAAEANLARARLQNTQSRTALQNLELQVTTAVREAGRQVNTNLKRVQATQVARQLAEQRLAAEQKKFNVGMSTTFIVFQAQRELTNARNNELRAIIDYNRSTVDFEAIQQIPLAGGGPVGVAQP; translated from the coding sequence ATGCCCGCGCAACCGGCGCCGCAGACGGGCCCCGTTCGGCGGCTGAGCGTCGAGGATGCGGTGGCGATGGCGCTGGAGCAGAACCTGAACCTGCGGGCGGCGCGGCTCGATCCGCAGATCCAGGACCTGTCGGTGGCGCAGGCGCGCGCGGCATACGCGCCGAACCTGTTCTCCACATTCGCCACGTCGAGCAACGAATCGCCGTCTCAGAGCTTCCTCTCGGGTTCAGAAGAGACGATTACCGACGACCGGTTCAACTCCGCCTTCGGCGTGCGGCAGAACCTGCCGTGGGGGGGCGGGAACTACCAGGTGAGCTGGGCGGGCTCCCGCCGCGAGACGACGAGCTTTACGAGCTTCAATCCGCAGCTCGCGTCAAACGTGGACGCGCAGCTGGTGCAGCCGCTGCTGCGCAACTTCAAGATCGACTCGCTGCGCCAGCAGGTTCTGCTGAGCAACAAGCAGCGGGAGATCGCGGACGTGCAGCTGCGCCAGTCCATCGCACAGATCACGCGCAACGTGCGCAATTCGTACTGGGACCTCGTCTCCGCCGTCGCGAATCACGAGGTGCAGACGCAGTCGCTCGAGCTGGCGCGCGAGTCGTTGCGCAACAACCGCACCCGGGTGGAGGTCGGCACGATGGCGCCGATCGACATCGTGGAAGCGGAAGCGGAAGTCGCGCGGAACGAGGAAGCGGTCATCGTCTCGGAGGCGGCGATCCGCTCGGCCGAGGATCAACTGCGCGCGCTCGTCGCCGATCCCTCGCGCCCGGACTTCTGGTCGATGCGCCTCGAGCCGACCGACCAGCCGATGATGGCGCCGCCGCGGCCGATCGACGTGAACGCGGCGGTCTCCAACGCGCTGCAGAACCGCACCGACATCATCCAGACGAAGAAGCAGCTCGAAAGCGCCGACATCAACATCCGCTTCTACAACAACCAGCGGCTGCCCGACCTCAATCTCGAGGCCAGCTACGGGCTGACGGGGCTCGGCGGAACCCAGCTCGAATTCGGCCAGGGGGGGTTCCCGCCGCCGGTCATCGGGCAGACCAACCGCAGCTTCGGCTCGGTGCTGAGCGACGTCTTCCGCAACCAGTTCCCGTCGTGGACGCTCGGCGTGACGATCGGCTATCCCATCGGGCGAAGCGCCGCGGAGGCCAACCTGGCGCGCGCGCGGCTGCAGAACACGCAGTCGCGGACCGCTCTCCAGAACCTGGAGTTGCAGGTCACGACCGCCGTGCGCGAGGCGGGACGGCAGGTGAACACGAACCTCAAACGGGTGCAGGCCACGCAGGTCGCCCGCCAGCTGGCCGAGCAGCGCCTGGCGGCCGAGCAGAAGAAGTTCAACGTCGGCATGTCCACGACGTTCATCGTGTTCCAGGCGCAGCGCGAGCTCACCAACGCCCGCAACAACGAGCTGCGCGCGATCATCGACTACAACCGCTCGACCGTGGACTTCGAGGCGATCCAGCAGATTCCGCTGGCGGGCGGGGGACCGGTGGGAGTGGCGCAGCCGTGA
- a CDS encoding glycosyltransferase family 2 protein has translation MPKLSVTIITRNEAANIAPALGSVAWADDIVVVDCGSTDATVDVARARGARVFHRDWKGFAEQKNYAAELAEHDWILSLDADERVTPALADEIRALMASEPAQAGYRIPRVSWYLGRWIRTTDWYPDRQLRLYDRRRARWGTRRVHESVNVDGEAGRLQHEIQHRPYRDLTHHLDTMNRYTTLAAEEMYEQGRRSGLASLTVLPVAAFARNYVLRRGFMQGTRGFVISVLNSYYVLLKFLKLWERQTSGPGTTEPVSPDPHVRTPGPGPRGPGPT, from the coding sequence GTGCCGAAGCTCTCGGTCACAATCATTACCAGAAACGAAGCCGCCAATATCGCGCCCGCCCTCGGGTCGGTCGCGTGGGCGGACGACATCGTCGTGGTGGACTGCGGCAGCACGGACGCGACGGTGGACGTCGCGCGGGCGCGGGGCGCCCGCGTGTTTCATCGCGACTGGAAGGGCTTTGCGGAGCAGAAGAACTACGCCGCGGAGCTGGCGGAGCACGACTGGATCCTGTCGCTCGACGCCGACGAGCGCGTGACGCCGGCGCTCGCCGATGAAATCCGCGCCCTGATGGCGTCCGAGCCGGCGCAGGCCGGCTATCGAATCCCGCGTGTCAGCTGGTATCTCGGGCGGTGGATTCGCACGACCGATTGGTATCCCGATCGACAGCTGCGCCTGTACGACCGGCGCCGGGCGCGGTGGGGCACGCGCCGGGTGCACGAGTCGGTCAACGTGGATGGGGAGGCCGGCCGGTTGCAGCATGAAATCCAGCACCGGCCGTATCGCGATCTCACGCATCACCTCGACACGATGAACCGGTATACGACGCTCGCGGCCGAGGAGATGTACGAGCAGGGACGGCGGTCCGGGCTGGCGTCGCTGACCGTTCTTCCGGTGGCGGCCTTCGCGAGGAACTACGTCCTGCGGCGGGGCTTCATGCAGGGCACGAGGGGATTTGTGATCTCGGTGCTCAACAGCTATTACGTGCTGCTGAAGTTCCTGAAACTCTGGGAGCGCCAGACGTCCGGCCCGGGCACCACCGAGCCGGTCTCGCCCGATCCGCACGTTCGCACTCCCGGCCCCGGGCCGCGCGGCCCGGGACCCACCTGA